The DNA window TGCTGAAAAGGAAAATTCTTTGAAGACACATTTTTTCTAAAATTCGAAACCAAACCGAGTGGTACGGGCAAAGAATTAAATCACAATATTAGGGTTTAGGAATTTAGTTGGACTTATACTCTAGAAGCTATCTAAAAATGGTGGCCATTAAAGTGAATAGAATAGGATCCCGATATATAATGATATTCCTTTCCATGGAACTAACTAAGTTTTGACAGTATCTAATGCTTCCAATTTACTGTTTTAAAACTATGGATTTTAAGTGCATGGAACTTTTGCATAAAAAAGAATGTGCACAGAAATTTAAACCGAGGCATGATTCATTATGCTTTTGTGTTTGTTTACTACGCACGAGTTTGGCGAGGCGACAGATAGGACCAAAAACAGCTTCTCGACACGTGATTAACTTTTTATTTCAGGTTATATAAGTCTATCTCATAGTTTTAAAAATTGGACTAGACATTAAATCAATGGTTTATTGGTGAGACTATTGAGTCATTGATGGAATTGATGATTAAATCGAGTAACTCAGTTAATTAAAttggtttttaaaacaaaattatataattattaaactaGTTGAatcgaaaaaaaaaatcaagacacTCAtctcatttaaaatataaatctaaataaattttaaataaagtctaattgcaacgttaactaaataataaattaaCGTGTCTAATAAATCtaaaggaaaaaaaattgtttaaaataaattttgaacaaaatatatttatcactgaatttttcacttattttttttcactttttaaagTATATCActaaattattttatcaaaaatactattttaaaagttacaattgagttaaacatatttaattttttagtaTTGCTATTTAgtacaaaataatttaaagaaaaaatgtaAGAATGCATATGTGTcactatttttaaattaattttaaatataattttctttttaatagggATTATGGAATTGTAGTGATAATGAATGGCTGAGAATTATTCTTAcatttattgttttttcattttttttattaataaacatttttcttaattttttattatttatatttaaaattgattCTAGCAATTCTCTCCTTGGGTGatattcattaaataaataattttttaatgatctatattatataaaaatcattaaaactaaaattgaatTATAATAGCAATGACAGTATTTTTCAACtttaacaaataatttaaatatttactataAATCAAAATCAACTTTTATATTAACTTAATCGAGTATAAATTATTAGACAATGTTAACTtgtgcaatatatatatatatatatatatatatatatatatatatatatatatatatatatatatatatatatatatatatatataaattatacaaTGACAttattaaatacttgaactttATATTTTTGACCGTTGTTTTCAACACAAACTTTAGTTTTCATTTTACAAATTAACATCATCCCAAATTATTTTATATCTAATTTACTATAAATCAAAATGAATTCGTTGAAAGTCAATGTGAATGACAAagcataacaataacaataaatacAGCTTAAGCATTAATCTAATCACCCTTGTAACAAGGGAATTGAACAACGAAGAACTTACTAGTTAAGACTCGAATATTGACCCTAGCCACCTACTCAGTACTCACCCAGTTGTCGTGGCTACCATAAAACCAACCAAAACCCATTCCAGCGGTACCTCCTACAACCTATTCTCTCCAATCATAACCATGAAATCTCTTACCTCAATCCTCTTCTTCTCATTCTTCATTATCGCCGTCTTCTCAGAACCAACACCGATAACCACCGCTTCCGATCAGCCTCAACCTAATCAATCTTTCAACCCCAACCAAATTCAAACTCAGGTACCGAATTATGATTTCTAGAGAAGCATTTTCAGATCTTGTTATTGTAAAATCTGAAATGAATTGAATATGCATGTTGCAGAATGCTGTTGGAGCAAGCACTTGTGCTTACACCGTCACTATAAAAACAAGCTGCAAATCTCCATCTTATACCAGAGATCGAATCAGTCTTTCGTTCGGCGATGCTTATGGATATCAGGTTCCATTTCCGCCAATCATAAATTGCATAATTgtttcaaatatttgatttcaaCTTTAACTACCTGAGTTCAGTTGAACTGATTCGACTCGATTAGATAAGAATTGGATCATCTTGAACTTAATCATGAATCAAACCAGTTAaactataaaattaatttgttttagaaGCTTAGGTTTGAGCTCAAATTCGGAAAATTAATTTTCGAATTTTTGAATTGGTTCGATTTATTTTCAGGcgtattgtgaaaattaatgagTTGGTTAATTGGTAATGGATCAGGTTTATGTTCCGAGATTGGATGATCCTAGTTCAAGGACATTTGAGAGATGCTCTACGGACACATTTCATGTAAATGGACCATGTACGTACCAAATATGCTATCTGTATTTATACAGAACCGGATACGATGGTTGGAGACCAGAGAGTGTTACAGTATCTACCTTTAACTACCCACCTGCTACTTTCTACTATAACACTTTCATTCCTAATGGCATTTGGTATGGTTTTGATAATTGTCGCACTTATTTGCCA is part of the Vicia villosa cultivar HV-30 ecotype Madison, WI linkage group LG2, Vvil1.0, whole genome shotgun sequence genome and encodes:
- the LOC131654082 gene encoding embryo-specific protein ATS3B-like, whose protein sequence is MKSLTSILFFSFFIIAVFSEPTPITTASDQPQPNQSFNPNQIQTQNAVGASTCAYTVTIKTSCKSPSYTRDRISLSFGDAYGYQVYVPRLDDPSSRTFERCSTDTFHVNGPCTYQICYLYLYRTGYDGWRPESVTVSTFNYPPATFYYNTFIPNGIWYGFDNCRTYLPTITAAAI